A portion of the Glycine max cultivar Williams 82 chromosome 10, Glycine_max_v4.0, whole genome shotgun sequence genome contains these proteins:
- the LOC102666783 gene encoding F-box/kelch-repeat protein At3g23880 — MLSFLPVWVLAKAKERGSSNMPNLTKTLPLELIREILLRLPVRSVLRFKCVCKSWLSLISDPQFAISHYDLAAAPSHRLLLRTYRFYVESIDIEAPLKNYFSAVHLLLPPSSPPRPLQLGEHNYHSACIDNHEILGSCKGFIVLYYKRNNDLILWNPSTGFHKRFLNFANELTYLLCGFGYDTSVDDYLLILIDLCESKNEESEDDDCKLEIAIFSFKTGNWVLFAEIHVSYKNFYYDDLRVGSLLNGALHWMVCYKDRKVPVIIAFDLIQRSLLEIPLLDHLTMKKYEAYSLSVMDGCLSVCYSVRGCGMIEIWVMKIYKVQSSWTKSVVIPTYGKPQDFFSPICITKDGGIFGSNYCGKLEKFNDKGELLEKLIYGRSQGFYTTNLQSSIYRESLLSLPSVCRQTRDVQ, encoded by the coding sequence ATGTTGAGTTTTCTACCTGTTTGGGTGTTAGCAAAAGCCAAAGAGCGGGGAAGCAGCAACATGCCGAATCTCACTAAGACTCTCCCTTTGGAGTTGATAAGAGAAATTCTTCTCAGATTGCCCGTCAGATCTGTTTTGCGTTTCAAGTGTGTGTGTAAGTCCTGGCTTTCTTTGATTTCTGATCCCCAATTTGCTATTTCCCATTATGACCTAGCCGCTGCACCCTCCCATCGACTCCTTCTCAGAACTTATCGTTTTTATGTTGAATCTATTGATATAGAGGCACcgcttaaaaattatttcagtgCGGTGCATTTGCTTCTCCCCCCTTCATCACCCCCACGTCCCTTGCAACTTGGCGAACATAACTATCATTCTGCTTGCATTGATAACCATGAGATTTTGGGATCATGCAAAGGGTTCATAGTTTTATACTATAAGAGAAACAATGATCTCATTCTATGGAATCCATCCACAGGTTTTCACAAACGATTCCTAAACTTTGCAAATGAATTAACCTATCTTCTTTGTGGTTTTGGGTATGACACATCAGTAGATGACTACTTACTAATTCTTATTGATTTATGTGAGTCTAAAAATGAAGAGTCTGAAGATGATGACTGCAAACTTGAAATTGcgattttttcatttaaaacggGTAATTGGGTTCTATTTGCGGAGATTCATGTTTCATATAAGAATTTCTATTATGATGACTTGAGAGTCGGATCACTCTTGAATGGGGCTCTTCATTGGATGGTTTGTTATAAGGATAGAAAGGTTCCTGTGATTATTGCATTTGATCTAATACAAAGGAGTTTATTAGAGATTCCTCTCCTTGATCATTTAACTATGAAAAAATATGAAGCTTATAGTTTGAGCGTAATGGATGGATGTCTCAGCGTGTGTTACTCGGTCCGAGGTTGTGGAATGATTGAGATATGGgtgatgaaaatatataaagtgCAATCATCTTGGACCAAGTCTGTTGTTATCCCTACTTATGGCAAACCTCAGGATTTCTTTTCTCCGATATGCATCACCAAAGATGGAGGAATCTTTGGATCAAATTACTGTGGAAAATTAGAGAAATTTAATGACAAAGGAGAGCTGCTTGAGAAACTCATATATGGTAGGAGTCAAGGGTTTTACACTACAAATCTACAATCTTCTATTTACAGAGAGAGTCTACTGTCACTCCCTAGTGTTTGTCGGCAAACAAGGGACGTACAATGA